The DNA region GCGTGTGATTGGGGAAAGGACAATAAATATAGTGGCTGGCGGTGCGGTGAGATTTCGAAAGGCTTTATTTACGGACCCCCAAAAATAGATGGTGTGCTGACTTGGCTGCGGTATTTTTATGGCGCACTAGCCATTAGCAGCTCATTATGTGGGCTTGTCTTTGTCTTTGTGCTGGCTTTAATTGCAATTGAGTTCAACAGTGCGTATACGTGACGACACGAAATTGGCAATTCGCACGACTTAATCGCATTTAAATGTTCAAATAAACTAAAGTCAAAGTGCTCAAGCACGATAGCAGAGTCTTTAATTTCTGTGCTCTTTTGATTTCATTAATTTCCCACGAccgaatgaaatgaaaataattcaATGGCTTGACAACTGAATTAAAGTGAATTTCATTTGTATGAATAAACTGGTGTCTAGAACCTTTAAAACGCCTTGTGACGACTATTTTATTTGCCCGCAAATAAAAAACCATCAAGAGTTCGTATTATTGTGGCAGCCCAGGACGAAAAAATGAACATGAATATTAAAAGTGTGTCGACAAATGGAAGTAAAAAACGCACATGGGGAGCAAACATTCGCAGGATATGACGGACGGAGTAAAAAACTGGCGGAAGGTGGAAGGTGGAAGGTGGAAAGTCGCCCGAGATTGCTGTCGAAAAGGCGGCAGACCGTGAGGCGATCTGAAACTCAATTTTATCGCCAAATTGTGGACCGCAGAGCGGCGAACATTTAGCGCGATGTTTTCTGCACTGGGACTTGGATGGAAATTTATGACTATGGGCTTTAAGTTTGCCCCGGTCTCGTAATCGCACAAGATAAAAGTTTCTCTCGATTTTACTTTAGAATTACAGCACAAATTATTACAAATGATGCCGCCCGCCGGCAAGGAAATATAAATCATTGCTCGGAAAAGCCGAAATAgctggaaaagctggaaaagcgtACAGTGCAGAAAGGAGCGGCGATATTAATACGCCAGATAAATGCCTAATAATTCTTCTCATGCTGCGCTTGGGATACACACTCGTTTTCGATGCCTGCTCGAATGCCAACCATAATTTATGATACATTTTGCTTGCCCCGTtgttatttgtattatttctGATGTCTGACCAAAGGAACGAACTAATGATGCCGCCAGCCAAAGTGAGCCACATTTGATGGCCAGAGAGCAGAGCAtagaaaaccgaaaaaaaaaaccaaagcaaacagAGCtggaaaaaagcgaaaatcaaaacaaatattcCGCAGGACCTTCGGCTAATTGGCTGTGAAAACAGCTGTGTTCAAAAAAGTAATGTAAACACAcgataaatattttaaaggcAATAGTAGCTGTGCCTTAActaatttctatattttttagATCTTTAGATCTTTGCTCTTAACTATCGTGATTTCTTTGCAAATCACGCTATTGTTGGTAtcgtaaaaataaattagGCACTTTATTCAGCTGCTTCACAGCTTGTgatgcaaataaacaaatcttTTTTCTGGTTTCCCCATTAATCATCATGTGTACGCTGATATCTGTGTGTGGACACCAGACATGGACCCAAAACAACAGGCCTAGCCTAATTGCCATTGCTTGTTTTACAATTTCCCTAATTGAATGCACAAACGCATTATTATCAATGACAAATGGCTGTCATAATTATCGGTTAATACCGCGGCCATATGTTGCCCAGAATTTGCATAACGCACATAAAtctcggccacgcccccttttccaccattttccccgcttttccgcctcGTGGGCCGAACAACAGTACATATGTTGACAAAAGCTTAAGGGCGTCgtcttgttattgttgtcaCTTGTGCGTTGTGCATTGTGAGTTGgcaaattacattttttacgATTAAATTTAGCGCCTGCCATGGTTGATTGAAAAAATGGTGATTGCTATTAATGTCATAAATGCTGGCGAATTTGCAAAGTGAGTAATGGCAATTTGCGATGTGtgaaaaagctttcaattATTGTCCTGACACTAAGCACATTGTTTACAAATCCATTCTAACGCATTTATCTGGgaaattcattaaatattaCTTGTTTTTCTCCGTCAAGGCGAGTGTTCTAGATGAGGTGGTGAAAAGTGGGTGGCTCAAGCCGAAGTCAACTTGTTTTTCTTGCTGGCAAACAGCAGTTTTATATACTCTGCATTTTCAAACATAATTATACGTACAAATAAGTGAGAGTTTGCAATTTGCGAAGAGCAAATTCAATCAGCGAAAATCAATACTGCCAAAAACTATCCGGTTCgccacaaaaacaaagaaagttggtaaacataattaaaaatttccgATTAACATTTTGATTGCACATTACCCATGCTTGCTTTTAATTAGCTTTGCGAACGTTCGCtaattattatacccgttactcgtagagtaaaagggtatactagattcgttgaaaagtatgtaacaggcagaaggaagcgtttccgaccatataaagtatatatattcttgatcaggatcagtagccgagtcgatctggccatgtccgtctgtccgtccgtctgtctgtccgtctgtccgtctgtccgtctgtccgtatgaacgtcgagatctcaggaactacaaaagctagaaagttgagattaagtatacagactccagggacatagacgcagcgcaagtttgtcgattcaggttgccacgcccactctaacgcccacaaaccgcccaaaactgccacgcccacatttttgaaaaatgttttgatattttttcatttttgtattggtcttgtaaatttctatcgatttgcaaaaaaactttttgccacgccctttctaacgcccacaaaccgcccaaagctgccacgcccacacttttgaaaaatgtttcgatattttttcatatttgtattagtcttgtaaatttctatctatttgctaaaaaacttttggccacgcctactctaacgcccacaaaccgcccaaagctgccacgcccacacttttgaaaaatgttttgatattttttcatttttgtattagtcttgtaaatttctatctatttgccaaaaaacttttggccacgcccactctaacgcccacaaaccgccaaaaactgtccttcgaACTTAgactagctgagtaacgggtatcagatagtcggggaactcgactatagcgttctctcttgttttataataaaaaacggATTGAGAGTCAGCATAACGCcgcaatttatttatggtcGATTATTATTCGCATGTGGGTGGTTAAATATTCATGTGATTCGGCGGGTCTGGGCatctattattttattgatgcttaaaatgaaattgcGCAAACTTTGAATTCGCGCGACAAAGTCAACAAAAGCAActaaaaatttcaattaccAGCCTTGGGCGAAATCCCCACCAGAACCATTCGCTTTTCTCCCCCCGAAATTTTTTGGAGGGTGCGAGACTTAGCGCTTAGACAAAAGCATCTTGGGGCCGAGAGGCGAAAAGAAAAGTGTTTTCCTTTCGGCAGTCACATCCGCACCACGTTTTCTGCTTGGCTCACACGTGCAGAGCCTCATTATTGCGTGGGTTGTAGGATCTCGATGTTATTTACTTTGCCTCGTTTCCCCCAATTGCTCGCCTtgcttttcccacttttcccacttttcctcATGCTTTTCCCACTTCTCTCCACTTTTCCATACGGCACAGATAAAGGCGAACAATAGGAGTGTGCAGGGAAGCacaatatacatttattcgGGGCCTATACTCCACAAGTCATTTCgggaattttaattaacttgttTTGATAACGAGCGAGTGTTTGGCTTATGAATGAAACCCATGCCTCAACTGATACATGTCTGGCATGGCAAATCGGGAAAATCGTGAAGTGCACCTGGGCACTCGAAGGGAAATTGACTTGTTGAAATTCCATCTTGGAAAATGTAGATATATCTGCGCGTAGTCTAGATTGTCATCGTGATCCAGTTGGCTTTAATCGTCCGCAACAATCTTGTCTGTCAAAGGAAGTTGGATTTTGTGCTTCAGTCTATGATCTGCGTAATTTTCATGAATGTCatattgtaatttaattgattACACGAATGAAGTCAGCAGACAATTTGAAGTCAATTTTAAGTGATTCGAGTTACGTTTCAGCCAATCAGAGTGCAAGATAGTATAACTCTCgtttgaaaaatgtaaaactaCACTTTTGTAGATTTCTATGGGACACAAGGACAACTAGCTGATCCTTAGACAACTTTTCTAGTTTATCAACTAATACACTGCCCAAGTTAATATCAGTGCTGCAGCCATTTATGGTTGACTTACCGACTGATTAGTCCGCTAATTATTGATAAATTATCCTAATTGAGGGCGGACTTTTGCAGTAAACTGAACTAATTGATTGCCCAGGTGTGGGAACTCACCTTGTGTGCTGTTGCTGTGATTACCGCCGTTCGAGTTGCTCTTGGAAaagctgcagttgttgttgaagGAGTTGAAGAAGTTGGCGGCGCCGGTGCGCCGTAAAATCCAAAACATGTTTGCAGGTGTGCAGCGGTGCAGGTGTGCAGGTGTGCGGTATCCTGATTAATGGGCTGTCGGCAAAATCCAGTTGATGTGCTGCAGCGCCCTGAAGTAGGCAACGAATTATGCCAACTGCCTTTCCACCGACGGCATTTCCACGCGACGCGTTCTTGCGCTGATAAGCGTGCTACGGAAAATGAGGCGAGGACGCGACGATAAGCAATGTCGGAAAAGCCCGGAAAAACTGACGACCGTATCGTGTGGAAGTCTTCAGCAAACTAACCCGACTTCGGCCGCGCTCTCGGGCTTTATAGCTCGCGAAGGAAAATGAGAGCGAAAATGTCCGTGTAATCACGAGAGAGACAGAGTCCTCTCCCTCTACGTGATAACGTAAGGACTTACGTTACTTTCACCCACTGCTCTTTTGCTCTTTTGATGTCTGTTGTTGGGAAAAGCAGCGCTTGGCAAAGGATAAAGCTAAACTTGACCTTCGTCAACACTTGCACGTCGTTGGGCCCGCTGGCAGCTCATAATTCGTTTTGTTTAATAAACGATTACGTATGCGCCGTGTGGACGAGCCTCAGCTCGACTTCTGCCGACTTCGGGCCCCTAAAACGCCCATCAATCATCGACACCGGAAGTGGTCGCCGCTTTGTTGTCCctgtttaaagttttatttgcGTCTTATCGGGCTGTTCAATTAGACATACTTTTcgcactgagagaaaagtgTTGCACAAGGTAAAATAGGTACCTTCAATATAAGTTTTACTTTGGCTATCTCTTCCACTTAACGATCGCTTCTCTTGCAGTTTTTTAACGACTTTTCTGGCACACTTTTaccaacaaaccaacaaacaaatttccgTTCTTTGTGCATATTCCGTTGACACTTTTCCATCAGTGTTTGTGACGCGGAAAAGAGCGGAAATGCTGGCAGCACACGCATACGCATCAGAGTTTTCCCCCcgtggcaaaaacaaagacatCTCCATTGGGTTtcaagtgcaagtgcaagtggAAAGTTCATGTCCTGCGAATTCGTTTATGGTGCACGCGTGGCGGCGGCATTAAAGCGTTTGCCGAGCACCCTCGACTTAAATGCCGCACGACAAATGGTTTTCCGCAGACAAGACTGTGATTTGATGACTCGGTTTCGGTTCGTCGATTTCTGCTGCACGCGCGGGGTTAACTTAACCCGATACTGATTGCCGGGGCTTGGATGTGGCCACGAGTGGGGCAGGATACGCCTACCCACAACTGACAAGTGACATACGAGCCACCTTTGTGCGCATAGTAGAGTcgcaatttaatatttaatcagCGACAGGGCTGGCGTTTAACAATTCAAATTGCTGCGAATTGTGTGTTCTGTGAACTTTTGGCATTGGCGACATTACGAATTCATGCGGTACGTGCCAAAGTCACAACGAGTCCAAATGAATCCAAACGACTCTCCGAATATGTTTGAACTTTGCGAATATGTTGCGCAAACTTTGCCCCATAAATTATGCACTATTAAAAGCTCATGCATAAGGCATGCCCCAAATGCctgcagcaaaaacaacaaggaccaaaacaaCAAGGACCCTGGACCAGAAATGATAACCGCAACAAAGCATTACACATGGACAGCAATTAGGTCCGATTTCGATGGAAATGCATGCCAAAGTAGTCACTTATGTCCAGTTGATGTAATAGAATGCTTCGATAAATGGTTGACTATGCAGAACATGACATTCTGAAATTCGATTAGTTTAACTGGCAACTAACGTTGGTTAATCCTGCAACATGATGATGTACGAGTAATTCGCTTGCggtatgcaaattaaattagctAAATACAGAGAAGGGCTGCTGCACACAAAACCGAGTTATTTAATGCTGTCCACACAAAGTTTTCGACTTAAGCATAAACAAAGCTCTGGAAAGTTGGCAAACTTGCCACAATCAATATTGATGGAAATTCTGTTTACTTGGCTATTTGAGCGTCTTGGCGTAGAACTTTCGGTGCTTCAATTTGATTCTCATCACACAGCtgcaataaatttattcaaaatcaTTTAGTGTGGCAATGGATCGCCGGACCGCCATACTCACCCCATCAGGATAAACGCTATCAAATATAAAGCGGCGCTGAGAAAATTAAATCCTCCAGGATTGCTGGGCAGGGAGCCCTTATAGATGGCCGTGTACAGAGGAGCGGCGACTGGAAGTGAAAAGTGATGGATGGGGCCGAGATTCAGTGAATTTCAAGGTTTCTTACCAAAGGGGGCGAATGATTGCACGATGTTGCCGATGGCAAACAGTTTACCTGTGATGATAACAAAAACATTAAGGTGGCTGTTGTGccactaactaactaactattACTTACCAGTGTCGGAGGCAGGAACTATATTCGATACAATGGTGCGGCACATGGGCCCCTCAATGGAGCGAAAGACTCCGAGGGCAACAGATGCGTAGAGGTGCCACGGCAGGTAGGCAAATCCTCTGGCAATATTGCAACCTACCTCCGAAATGAGAGACAGTAAGGCCATGGTGACCACAGACAGTCCCAAAAGctaagtatatataaataaaccatatatatatatataggcaATATTCTGTATTCAATTGAATGCTCTGTTCAAAGTACCTTTCGCAGAATAAGAATACCCAAAATAGCACCCACCATGGGCACCGATTGACTGACAGTATTAAAAATAGTAAAGTCACGCACAGTGAAGTGAAACTGTTGGCGCACAAACAAGTACCAAACAGTCATGACGCCATCTGCAAGGATATCAGCACATAAACTGATTGGATTCCCAAGAAAACTCACCCAGACTTACCGCCGACAAAAATCGAGACAAAGCCGGCCAAAGTAACCAGCCAAATAATGGTGTGAGCATTGTTTTCCCTCCTCTTCAAGCAGGTGCTAAACATGTCCTTGATGTGTTTAAAGCTGAACAAACCAGCTTCTTCAGTTTCAGCTCCTTCCAAGGGAGGTTTCTCTATGGACTCATATTTGGGGGGATCCTCACGGTTATCGACTGATGCTTCAGTTGATGCTTCATTCATTTTCTGATCCGAAACTGTGACAACgatttccttttctttttcaggggTTTCAGATGTGACAACgatttccttttctttttcaggtGCTTCAGGTGTTTCAGGTGTTTCGTCCTTATCTGGACACATTCCAAGACTTTCGGGCAGGTAAAAGATAATAAATAGTGTTGCCCCAACAACTATCAAACAGGAGAGACTCTGCACAAAGGCGGCACTAGTGGCTGCATAGACAAAACTGGATAATAACGAGCCACTCGTATGGGCCACAAATGCTATGAGCTCCAAGAAGATCATTCTGAGAAttgcaaaaaggaaaatcgaaTTGCAAATAATGTGCCAAGTTAATGGAGGTGGCACTCACCTGTAGGGTCTGGTCTTCATGTCCGTTGTGTCCGTGATGAAGCACATGACTGCCACGGAGAAGACGCACGATCCGCCGAGCAAAGATTGTGGCAGGGCTGCCAAGGTGTACCACCAGGGATTAACCATGTAGTAACTGGACAGCCAGCAGATGGCGGACGAGAGCAGTGAAGAGGCAGAGAAGCCTGGTGGGAAAACGCCTTACTTCTCTTACTTTTGCATTGAGTGCAGTTCCTGGAAAACTCACCCACCATGGAGACAATCGCCAGGGGCTTGCGGCCATAGTGATCCGACCAGGAACCGACGAATAGGCCACATATGCCGGGCACGATGCTCTCGAAGAGCGTGCGGGTTAGGAACATGTCGGCCACGTACTCCTGCAGCTCCGTCTCAATGGCCTAAAAGAAGCGATGGTTAATAACCAATACCCTACTCAAATGTTCAGCAGATACAAACATGTATTTCTGCGCTGGCGTTATTGCTATCCAATAGCTCGCAATCGGTTTCATTGTACTGGAATATGACCGTGCAGGTCTGATAAATCATCTGATTGCGCATGACAATACCTAATGGGTAGATCGTGCTGAGGCTTATCACTTTAATCCGATGTTCCGCTCACCTGACAGCATTGACGAAAATATCAGCATGAAAATCACCGGTTCTATGTAGAACATGTTGAACAAACGCCTCCATTCCAAACTCCTGAGTTGGGCTAAAGATGCCTTCTCCGCCATTTTTATTCAGATTGCTAAACTTAGTTTGCCTAAATTGATGCACTCGCTTTCATCGATCACAGCACTATACAATCTTGGTATGTTTTTAGTTTGAGCTTTGTAACGCACTTCACTGACCTTAGCGATGCTTAATTATTGTGATTGACCAGGcaacaatttgaaatttgtttttcagcCTTGATAATATTTTTGGCATATGTATGTTTACATTAATTACACCGCAAGCCGACTTTTCGCTCTGCTGATTTCGTTATATGCCCTGAGGCAACGCGAGACTAGAATATCGAGTTCTATTTCATCCGAGTTTCGATCGCGAACTGACTCTGAGTAGCTTTGTTTAAGTGCTTAAATAGATATTAAGTGATGTTGGCGTGTGTAATTATTCATAAAGTAGGGGGGGGATTTTTCCCTAACTACTGGAATTGATGATATCTACGGCGCTTGTGCCCAGAAGCTTATGCAATTAGAATTagaaacaatttaaaaataaaccgCCAGGCTTAAATGTCTTGTTTGTTATATGCACTTTCTCAAGGCAGCCATAACTTTCACAATTCCTAGTACAGGGCTCTGCACCTAACCCTTTTATGGTGGAAAACTTTCTTCTCGACAAGCGCACACACACGAGTTTTGGGAAAAGACTTTTCCGCGAAGGAAAGCGAACAACTTTGGCCGCGTAAATAGCGGGCCAACACTTccggcaacatgttgccatTGCTACTTAACCCTTCGTCCCCTTCTCCCCTTCCACCCGCTCATTTCGCGCTTTTTATTACATCACTATTTTCCCCTTCACTTGGGCTGCTCGcgtaaaatatgcaaaaagattttaagCCTGGCACGGAGAGCATTTACCAAAATAATTTGGGCATTACTTTGGGGTCTTCATTTGGCTGTTGGCAAGGGGAGCTCACTAAGGTGCTTGTGGCTTTTATTAACCGTCGAGGTTtagtaaaaaaatatatttaaaaataagttttctATTTCAAGTCAGGATTCCAATTGAAAAACTCCCAGCTGCCGGCTTGCAGCAATGAATATTTCCCAAATAGAGAGCTCACTGCAGAATCCGGCACTGCAAGcacatca from Drosophila santomea strain STO CAGO 1482 chromosome 3R, Prin_Dsan_1.1, whole genome shotgun sequence includes:
- the LOC120451819 gene encoding uncharacterized protein LOC120451819 isoform X1 — its product is MAEKASLAQLRSLEWRRLFNMFYIEPVIFMLIFSSMLSGIVMRNQMIYQTCTVIFQYNETDCELLDSNNASAEIHAIETELQEYVADMFLTRTLFESIVPGICGLFVGSWSDHYGRKPLAIVSMVGFSASSLLSSAICWLSSYYMVNPWWYTLAALPQSLLGGSCVFSVAVMCFITDTTDMKTRPYRMIFLELIAFVAHTSGSLLSSFVYAATSAAFVQSLSCLIVVGATLFIIFYLPESLGMCPDKDETPETPEAPEKEKEIVVTSETPEKEKEIVVTVSDQKMNEASTEASVDNREDPPKYESIEKPPLEGAETEEAGLFSFKHIKDMFSTCLKRRENNAHTIIWLVTLAGFVSIFVGDGVMTVWYLFVRQQFHFTVRDFTIFNTVSQSVPMVGAILGILILRKLLGLSVVTMALLSLISEVGCNIARGFAYLPWHLYASVALGVFRSIEGPMCRTIVSNIVPASDTGKLFAIGNIVQSFAPFVAAPLYTAIYKGSLPSNPGGFNFLSAALYLIAFILMGCVMRIKLKHRKFYAKTLK
- the LOC120451819 gene encoding uncharacterized protein LOC120451819 isoform X2 codes for the protein MWPIRRFLVGSLWPQAPGDCLHGFSASSLLSSAICWLSSYYMVNPWWYTLAALPQSLLGGSCVFSVAVMCFITDTTDMKTRPYRMIFLELIAFVAHTSGSLLSSFVYAATSAAFVQSLSCLIVVGATLFIIFYLPESLGMCPDKDETPETPEAPEKEKEIVVTSETPEKEKEIVVTVSDQKMNEASTEASVDNREDPPKYESIEKPPLEGAETEEAGLFSFKHIKDMFSTCLKRRENNAHTIIWLVTLAGFVSIFVGDGVMTVWYLFVRQQFHFTVRDFTIFNTVSQSVPMVGAILGILILRKLLGLSVVTMALLSLISEVGCNIARGFAYLPWHLYASVALGVFRSIEGPMCRTIVSNIVPASDTGKLFAIGNIVQSFAPFVAAPLYTAIYKGSLPSNPGGFNFLSAALYLIAFILMGCVMRIKLKHRKFYAKTLK